The genomic interval GACAGCTTTGGGGGTCACTTTAGGGCTTTGAGCACCGTTTCTAGTCACATAAGAGCTGCTGGTTTGACATTAAACGTGGAGAAGAGCAAATTTGCAATGAaaagtgttaaatatttaggcCATATTGTGGGTAAAGGGGTAGTTCGAACGGACCCAAGGTCTTTAAAAGCGTTAAGACGATTTCTCGGAATGGCCGGTTGGTACcgaaaatttatttgcaattttgcaGACGTATCGGCACCCTTGACAGATTTTTTAAGGCCCAGGCAAAAATTTGCGATGTCTCCGGAAGGAGAAAAAGCGTTTGCGAAATTAAAGGAGATGCTTTGTTCTGTCCCAATTCTTCGTAGGCCAAATTTCAGCCAGCCATTTTACATTCACTGCGATGCCAGCAACTCCGGAGTGGGAGGAGTGTCAGTGCAGAAATCTGAAAGGCGAAGAGTGTCCAATAGCGTTTGGCTCAAAGAAGCTAAACAAGGCGCAAAGGCCATGATTTTACAGTTATCACCGACCATGCGTCGCTCAAGTAGCTGAGGTCGCAGACCGATTTGAGTTCGAGGCTTGCTCGGTGGGCGTTGAAACTTCAAggtttcaattttaaattgagcATAGAAGCGGCAAGCTCAATGTAGTCCCTGATGCTTTATTACGGGTTAACGAGGAAGAGGTTGCGGCTTTAGATGCAAGTCATGGGTTGTTAGTTGATTTGGAGTCTGAACACTTTAGCGATCCGGAATATAAGGAACTTGTGGATAAAGTTAAAGCCAACGCTAGCAGTCTTCCGGACTTAAAAGTAGCTGATGGATTTCTCTACGGGAAGACAGAGCATTTAACAGGAGACCCGATGCATAGATTTTGTTGGAAATTATGGATTCCTAGGGGCTCACGATGATCCTTTAGCTTCACATGTAGGTGTGCATAAAACGTTGGAGAGGTTAAGGAGGCATTATTATTGGCCCAGACTGGTAAGGGATGTGAAGGAGTATATTCAGTTGTGCGAGACCTGTAAGACGACCAAGGCTCCTAATAGTACTTTGAGACCACCCATGGGGGTAGCCCCTGAATCCGCAAGGCCATTCCAAAAACTTTACGTTGACTTTTTAGGCCCCTATCCCAGGTCAAGGAGTGGAAATATAGGGACATTCATTGTGCTAGATCATTACAGCAAATTCGTTTTCCGAAAGGCTGTGAAAAAGTTGACAGCTGATGTGGTAGTtaaatactcgtatatgcAGCAAGAACTATTTCGTACTTTCGGTGTCCCAGAAACCATTATCTCAGATAATGGGTCTCAATTTAAATCAGAAGCATTTAGAAGCTTTTACTGGAGCATAAGATTGCCCAGCGGGTAAATCGTACCGTCATCGCTGCCATACGATCGTATGTGCGTAGCGATCAAAAGGATTGGGATGAGCAGCTAAGCAGCATTTGCCGTCCCCTTAGATCTAGCTTAGGAACATCACTCTATTACATGACATTTGGCCAGCACTTCATTTCCTCTAGACTTCATTTCCACATATAAATGGCTGAGAGCTCTTAATCTGCTCGAAGATAGGTCATTGGCGTTCTCAAGGGAAGATTCTTTAGAAATTGTCCGTAGCAGAGCGTTGGAAGTTATGAAGAATCAGTTCAGGCCAAAGCTGGATTCCGGCGCGATCGTCGCCACCACCcgcggcagcagcaggaaacACAATTAAAATCCCTAAAGAAACCCAATTTCGGCCAAGAGAGTTAATCTTCGAAGAAGCAGCCCGGATAGAAGAAAAGCTTTTATGCTGGGGATCAACGGAACATAGTTCGCTGAGCCGAGCGTTTTAGTTGTGAGTTAATCCGCCCGCCGGTTAGTTGTCGCCCCCGCAAACCGCCCGCGCTATCTTGCCGCCGGGAATAAACCTTTTTAAAGGCCCAAAAATTAGGCTCAGATTCGTCTAGATGTAAACCACAAcgttacaaaaaaaaacgcataAAGAACCGTAGAGACATGTAGGGCGGCAAATCCAACGAGGATTGAATATTCGGTTAGTTGTCCTAAAGAgtgcgaaatggaaaaataatagTGGTATTTAAACAAGTGTAAAGTGCATGTCATCATTATCTTCCCAATTTTGGTTATATCCCTTGTTATACCCCTTGCCCGTGATTTTTTCCCCCAATTCTAGCACTTCAACGAAGAAAGCGCTTTCGTCGGTGTATGTGGATAGTGCGGTGAGTGCCAAATTGATAATATCTCAAGATTTTatgtaacaaaaaaaaaggggaaatgttatatttaaaataaaataaaaacataaatttgtcGTAAAAGAAATGGAGAAATAACGATGATAAAACAGTATAAGTAAGATCATTTTATCCGAGCTAAAAGCTTTTATGCTTGGCataattgttgttgcaaaaaaaaaatgctctTTCAGCGGCAatattctattttaattttcataaaattttgcCGGTGAACCTTTCAGCAATTGaattgtcaaaaaaaaaaataatttagataatttaaaaacatttacagttatttatttgtgtgtgggtATCTCTATCCCGGTTGTAGCTTATTGTCGCACGCAACTatcttttattgaaattattccgtctgtccgtccgtctgtccgtccgtatgaacgtcgagatctcaggaactacaaaagctagaaagttgagattaagcatacagactccagagacatagaagcagcgcaattttgtcgattcatgttgccacgcccactctaacgcccacaaaccgcccaaaactgccacgcccacacttttgaaaaatgttttgatatttttccatttttgtattagtcttgtaaatttctatcaaaatgccaaaaaactttttgccacgtccactctaacgcccacaaaccgccaaaaactgtcagtgttgaagactctcctttgcacttccactagctgagtaacgggtatcagatagtcggggaactcgactatagcgttctctcttgtttatcAGTGTAGCGGTTCGTTACATTGTAACACTTGGTATGACCAGACAACCACAGCAGATTTTTATTCCTCCGCGGATATAGTATGTAGTCGCCTTTGCACAGTTTCTTGGTGCGCTTCGTCACTACGTGGACTACCGTCCACAGTGTTCATAAGACTATACATCATACTATCGTAACTGATTTTCTTAtgttttatattcaattaGCTCTAAAAGATCTCACGTATTTTTATCTTTGGTTTTTTACGATGGATTATACAGGCCTCAGGTACTCTAAGATCAGATAGTGATGGAATGAATGTTGGAGACGTTGATTGGGCCGTCGCGGGTATAAAAGCAGAGGGATGAGTCCGAGTGGGACATACTTTCTATAGGTAGCCCCAACATGAAAGTTCTCATTGTCttcgttttggctttggcctaCGCCTCCGGATCGGCCTTGCGCTCCCTGGACGGACCCGGTGGTCGCATCACCAACGGCATGACTGCCGAAAACGACACGTTCCCCTACCAGGTCGGACTCTCGCTGAAGAGAGGCTCCTCCTGGGGCTGGTGCGGTGGCTCCCTCATCGGAAACGAGTGGGTTCTGACTGCCGCTCACTGCACTGACGGGTAAGCTGCTAATGACTTGTACACACATCCTAGCTAACTAACTAACCATAACTGTCAACTATTCCCTTCAGCGTTGACTCCGTCGAGGTTTACCTGGGCAGCACCGTCCGCTCCAGCCCCAAGGTCAAGCACCATGTGACCAAGAGCAACATCATCATTCACGCCGACTGGAACAGCCGCACCGTTAGGAACGACATCTCCTTGATCCGCATTCCCCATGTGAAATACAGCAGTGCCATTCACAACGTTAAGCTGCCCAAGCACGAGTCCCACTA from Drosophila yakuba strain Tai18E2 chromosome 3L, Prin_Dyak_Tai18E2_2.1, whole genome shotgun sequence carries:
- the LOC120321601 gene encoding serine protease 1-like; this encodes MKVLIVFVLALAYASGSALRSLDGPGGRITNGMTAENDTFPYQVGLSLKRGSSWGWCGGSLIGNEWVLTAAHCTDGVDSVEVYLGSTVRSSPKVKHHVTKSNIIIHADWNSRTVRNDISLIRIPHVKYSSAIHNVKLPKHESHYASYYGDEVIASGWGRFTDLDRSGAAHLQFAFMKVISNSECKRTYYSSIHDTNICVSTTGAVSTCIGDSGGPLVLASDMVQVGLTSFGSSAGCEKEYPDVFTRVTSYLDWIKRHTGI